In the Malassezia vespertilionis chromosome 1, complete sequence genome, one interval contains:
- a CDS encoding uncharacterized protein (SECRETED:SignalP(1-19); CAZy:CE16) has product MVQRSIVGIVAALVAVVAGAQLPLQRRNPFNKFSQVVVFGDSLVDNGNGTFLLTNKTWPRDPAYFNGRFSDGLVWTEHLADMLGVPTVVDHAYGSATTNNSRSKGESGYYSNITVPDMWQQVRTYTRNHARLDASALYILSGGSNDMYFGASSGSPQTIAKLAVSSLNKTAQELYRHGARHFVFESLGIVAGTPSARLPGAGENTTLAMQRFAETFNSEMRRLVAHTRRGHATFVDMHKCQRMIIDDPHKYGFKNTTAACLRGAYKDERDAGIQRHLCAHPEEYLFFDIFHPTTHTHQLFARAAADALTKSYAA; this is encoded by the exons ATGGTCCAGCGTAGTATTGTAGGCATTGTagcggcgcttgtcgcTGTGGTTGCGGGAGCACAATTGCCactgcagcggcgcaatccGTTCAACAAGTTTTCGCAGGTTGTCGTGTTTGGCGACTCGTTGGTCGACAAC GGCAACGGCACGTTTCTGCTCACGAACAAGACATGGCCGCGCGACCCAGCCTACTTCAATGGGCGCTTCAGCGATGGACTTGTATGGACTGAGCATCTTGCCGACATGCTCGGCGTCCCGACTGTTGTCGATCATGCATATGGAAGCGCAACGACGAACAATTCGCGCTCCAAAGGCGAGTCTGGCTACTACTCCAACATTACCGTGCCCGACATGTGGCAACAAGTACGCACCTACACTCGCAACCATGCCCGTCTCGACGCAAGTGCACTCTACATTCTTTCTGGCGGCTCGAACGACATGTACTttggcgcaagcagcgggTCCCCACAGACCATTGCGAAGCTGGCCGTCTCGAGTTTGAACAAGACGGCCCAGGAGCTGTAcaggcacggcgcacgtcACTTTGTGTTTGAGAGCCTCGGCATTGTTGCAGGGACGCCGTCTGCAAGGCTCCCTGGCGCCGGGGAAAACACCACCCTTGCCATGCAACGCTTTGCCGAGACGTTTAACTCAGAAATGCGGCGTCTTGTCGCGCATACTCGCCGCGGGCATGCGACGTTTGTCGACATGCACAAGTGCCAGCGTATGATCATCGACGACCCGCACAAATACGGCTTCAAGAATACAACCGCTGCATGTCTTCGTGGCGCATACAaagacgagcgcgacgcgggcATTCAGCGCCACCTTTGCGCACACCCCGAAGAGTACCTGTTCTTTGATATCTTCCATCCCACCACGCATACACATCAGTTatttgcgcgtgcagctgccgacgcgctcaCCAAGTCGTACGCCGCATAG